One Alkaliphilus sp. B6464 genomic window carries:
- the potA gene encoding spermidine/putrescine ABC transporter ATP-binding protein, whose protein sequence is MSQHIIDLKNITKVYDGDTLVLDNINLYIRKNEFLTLLGPSGCGKTTTLRIIGGFEYPTAGDVFFEGKRINDLPPYKRQINTVFQKYALFPHMSIFENIAFGLRIKKISEKEIKIKVEEMLQLVGLKGFEKRTVDSLSGGQQQRIAIARALVNEPEVLLLDEPLGALDLKLRKEMQIELKKMQQRVGITFVYVTHDQEEALTMSDTIAVMNGGKIQQIGSPEDIYNEPKTAFIANFIGESNIVEGTMIKDYLVRFANQTFDCVDKGFEDNANVDVVVRPEDIEITTPEKGMLKGKVISTTFKGVHYEMIVEENERQWKIHDTIMAPMGSHIGMNMAPDLIHIMKRSR, encoded by the coding sequence GTGAGCCAACATATCATTGATTTAAAAAATATCACTAAAGTTTATGACGGCGACACATTGGTTTTAGACAACATCAATCTTTATATTAGAAAAAATGAATTTTTAACGCTATTAGGTCCAAGTGGATGTGGTAAAACTACCACATTAAGAATTATTGGTGGTTTTGAATACCCAACGGCGGGTGATGTTTTTTTTGAAGGAAAAAGAATCAATGATCTACCTCCTTACAAAAGACAAATAAACACTGTATTTCAAAAATATGCTTTGTTCCCACATATGAGCATATTTGAAAATATTGCTTTTGGACTTAGAATAAAAAAAATCTCTGAGAAAGAGATTAAAATAAAAGTAGAAGAAATGCTACAGCTTGTAGGACTAAAGGGATTTGAAAAAAGAACTGTAGATTCTTTAAGTGGTGGACAACAGCAAAGAATAGCTATAGCTAGAGCCTTGGTTAACGAGCCAGAAGTCCTTCTATTAGATGAGCCTCTTGGTGCTTTAGACTTAAAACTTAGAAAAGAAATGCAAATAGAACTTAAAAAGATGCAACAAAGAGTAGGTATTACCTTTGTTTATGTTACTCACGATCAAGAAGAAGCCCTTACTATGTCAGATACAATTGCTGTTATGAATGGTGGAAAGATTCAACAAATAGGGTCTCCAGAGGACATTTATAACGAGCCAAAGACAGCATTTATAGCTAACTTTATAGGTGAGAGTAATATTGTAGAAGGAACTATGATAAAAGACTATTTAGTTAGGTTTGCAAATCAAACCTTCGATTGTGTAGACAAGGGCTTTGAGGATAATGCAAATGTAGATGTTGTAGTAAGGCCAGAAGATATTGAAATAACTACTCCGGAAAAGGGTATGTTAAAGGGCAAAGTAATTTCTACAACATTTAAAGGTGTTCATTATGAAATGATAGTGGAGGAAAATGAAAGACAGTGGAAAATCCACGATACTATTATGGCGCCTATGGGAAGTCATATTGGTATGAATATGGCCCCAGATTTAATCCACATTATGAAAAGGAGTAGGTAG
- a CDS encoding spore coat protein has protein sequence MNITLTQKERLLLEDQKSHEELCIKKYTDYANRAQDPQLKQMFEKHAQHEQQHLNTINQILNGQVPAMNNQQGQSSQQSGQQGGQQSGMQNQQQSGQQMQNIKQIQNASTSGNSNQKDKEFCEDLLMTEKYVSGTYDTTIFECIDTNVRQALNHIQKEEQQHGEDIFNYMQSHGMYTPQ, from the coding sequence ATGAATATAACATTAACACAAAAAGAAAGATTGCTTTTAGAAGATCAAAAAAGCCATGAGGAATTGTGCATTAAAAAATATACCGATTATGCAAATAGAGCGCAAGACCCTCAACTAAAGCAAATGTTTGAAAAACATGCTCAGCACGAGCAGCAGCACTTAAACACAATTAATCAAATACTTAATGGACAGGTTCCAGCTATGAACAATCAACAAGGTCAGAGTAGTCAACAAAGTGGACAACAGGGCGGACAACAGAGTGGAATGCAAAATCAGCAACAAAGTGGTCAACAAATGCAAAATATTAAGCAAATACAAAATGCATCCACATCTGGAAACTCCAATCAAAAAGATAAGGAATTCTGTGAAGATCTATTAATGACAGAAAAATATGTTTCTGGTACATACGACACTACTATTTTTGAATGTATAGATACTAATGTAAGGCAAGCACTTAACCATATTCAAAAAGAAGAACAACAACATGGAGAAGATATATTTAACTATATGCAAAGTCACGGAATGTATACACCGCAATAA
- a CDS encoding NAD(P)-dependent malic enzyme gives MDVKEMSLKLHEEKAGKIEITSKIRVANNEDLSLAYTPGVAEPCKKIHENKENAFKYTAKGNLVAVVTDGTAVLGLGDIGPEAAMPVMEGKSILFKEFANVDAFPICLDTKNVDEIVNIVKAISPTFGGINLEDIGAPRCFEIEERLRKELDIPVFHDDQHGTAIVATAGLINALKIVNKRLEDIVVVINGAGAAGVAITKMLNGMGVKDILLCDRQGIIYSGPHNNIYKEAMASITNKNKRQGSLKDAMEEADVFIGVSAPDIVTKDMVKAMNVDPIIFALANPIPEIMPHVAKEAGASVIASGRSDFPNQINNVLAFPGIFRGALDARAKEINEEMKLAAAYAIANLVGDDELNAEYVIPNPFDKRVSERVASAVEEAARKTGVARR, from the coding sequence ATGGATGTAAAAGAGATGAGCCTAAAGCTTCACGAGGAGAAAGCTGGTAAGATTGAAATAACTTCAAAGATTAGAGTAGCAAACAATGAAGACCTGAGTCTAGCATATACTCCCGGAGTAGCTGAACCATGTAAAAAAATACATGAAAACAAGGAAAATGCATTTAAATATACCGCAAAAGGTAATTTGGTAGCCGTCGTGACTGATGGTACTGCTGTGTTGGGTCTGGGGGATATAGGCCCAGAAGCAGCCATGCCTGTAATGGAAGGTAAGTCCATATTATTTAAGGAATTTGCCAATGTAGATGCATTTCCAATCTGCCTTGATACAAAGAATGTAGATGAAATTGTAAATATTGTAAAAGCAATTTCTCCGACCTTTGGAGGAATTAACCTAGAGGACATTGGAGCACCAAGATGCTTCGAGATTGAAGAAAGACTTAGAAAAGAGCTAGATATACCTGTATTTCATGATGACCAGCATGGAACAGCTATTGTTGCTACTGCTGGACTTATTAATGCATTAAAAATAGTTAACAAAAGGCTTGAGGATATAGTTGTTGTTATTAACGGAGCTGGGGCTGCGGGTGTTGCTATCACAAAGATGCTTAACGGTATGGGAGTTAAAGACATTCTGTTATGCGATAGACAGGGCATTATTTACTCAGGTCCACATAACAATATATATAAGGAAGCTATGGCCAGTATAACTAACAAAAATAAAAGGCAGGGAAGCTTAAAAGATGCTATGGAGGAGGCTGATGTATTTATTGGTGTATCAGCACCAGATATAGTAACAAAGGATATGGTAAAGGCTATGAATGTAGATCCTATTATATTTGCCCTAGCTAATCCTATTCCTGAAATTATGCCCCATGTTGCAAAGGAAGCGGGAGCTAGTGTAATAGCTTCTGGCCGTTCAGACTTTCCTAATCAAATAAATAATGTTTTAGCTTTTCCCGGTATCTTTAGAGGAGCACTAGATGCAAGAGCAAAGGAAATTAATGAGGAAATGAAGTTAGCAGCAGCCTATGCAATAGCAAATCTCGTTGGTGATGATGAATTAAATGCGGAATATGTTATACCGAATCCATTCGATAAAAGGGTTTCAGAAAGAGTCGCAAGTGCAGTAGAAGAAGCAGCTAGAAAAACTGGTGTCGCAAGAAGATAA